A portion of the Eubacterium maltosivorans genome contains these proteins:
- the acsE gene encoding carbon monoxide dehydrogenase/acetyl-CoA synthase methytransferase subunit: MAKFMVIGERIHCISPAMREAFETRNPEPILQRAKEQLDAGADYLDLNIGPAEKDGEELMQWGVKLLQENFDNVPLALDTANMKAIEAGIQVYNREKGKPLVNSADAGDRIGYLDLAAANDAACICLCSKEGVPSDNDERIAYCSELLERGMEHGMEPTDMLFDPLALVIKGMQDKQEEMLEAVKMITDMGLLTTCGLSNVSNGAPKHIRPLLDSAMMAMAMCCGLSSAIINPCDKRLMETVVACDIIKNNILYADSVLEF, from the coding sequence ATGGCAAAATTTATGGTTATCGGTGAAAGAATTCACTGTATTTCTCCAGCAATGCGTGAAGCATTTGAAACTCGTAATCCTGAACCAATCCTGCAGAGAGCAAAAGAACAGTTAGATGCTGGTGCAGATTATTTGGATTTGAATATCGGACCTGCTGAAAAAGACGGTGAAGAATTAATGCAATGGGGCGTTAAATTGTTACAGGAAAACTTTGACAATGTTCCACTGGCACTTGACACCGCTAACATGAAGGCGATTGAAGCTGGTATTCAGGTTTATAACCGTGAAAAAGGCAAACCACTCGTTAACTCCGCTGACGCCGGCGACCGTATCGGTTACCTGGATTTAGCTGCTGCCAACGATGCTGCCTGCATCTGCTTATGTTCTAAAGAAGGTGTACCTTCTGACAATGACGAACGTATCGCTTACTGTTCTGAACTCCTTGAAAGAGGGATGGAACATGGCATGGAACCAACCGATATGCTGTTTGACCCATTAGCGCTTGTTATCAAGGGTATGCAGGACAAACAGGAAGAAATGCTTGAAGCCGTTAAGATGATCACAGACATGGGCCTGCTGACTACTTGTGGTTTAAGTAATGTTTCCAACGGTGCTCCAAAACACATCAGACCATTACTTGACAGCGCGATGATGGCAATGGCAATGTGCTGTGGCTTATCCAGCGCAATCATTAACCCTTGCGACAAACGCTTGATGGAAACTGTAGTGGCCTGCGATATTATCAAAAATAATATCTTATACGCAGACTCCGTTCTGGAATTCTAA